Part of the Anaerolineales bacterium genome, CCCAGCCCCTGCCGGGTCCAGGCCGCGCCCAGCAGCAACCCCAGCCCGCCAAACATCAGATCCCGCACCCGAATCAGCAGGCCGAGGCTGATACCCAAGGCGGCCTCGAAACCGAGCGCCTGCAGAGCGAAGATCTGGCTCGCCTCCAACACACCCAGCCCACCCGGGATCGGCAGCAGCAGCGCCAGCCGCCCGACAGCCACCACGGCGATCGTTTCGGCCGGACCGACTGCCGCCCCAAGGAACCACAACATCAACCAGCGCTCGACCACGATGCCGATCCAGCTGAGCAGCGAGAAGCCCATGGCTAGTGTCAGGTGCCAGGGCCGCTCACGGCAGAACTCGGCTGCTTCCGTTTCGAAAGCCTGCACGCCTGCCCGCAATCGCACTCCGGCCGGCCAGCGCGCCCCGGCCCGGGCCGCGCCGAGACCGACCAGGTGCGTCAACGGTCGGCGGCCCGCCCACCACGCCAGCAGCAGGCCGAGCGGCGCGACGAGCAGCACGCCGGCGACGATGGCCGGCAGCACGGCCTGGTGCGAGTCCAGCCAGCGCAGACGCAGCAACACCACCAAGCCGAACGCCAGATAGGTCGCATTGCCAACGACCTCCAGCGCCTTGTCAAGCGTGACCGAGGCGGTCGAGGCCGCCAGCGGCACGGCGTGCTTCCGCCGCAGCAGGTCGATTTGCAGCGGCTCCCCTCCGAACTGCGATCCCGGCGTGAAGTAAGAGATGGAGAACCCGGCCAGACGGTAGGCGGAAAGGCGCAAGTACCCCGGGCGAAAGCCCAGGCCACGCAGGATCACCCACCACCGGCCGCTGAACGCCAGCACGATCGCGACATTGAAGGCCAGCAGCACCAGCCACTGCCAGGGGTGGATTCCGGCAAGCCGCCTGCCGACCTCGGCCCAGTCGACGCCCCGCGCCGCCCACAGCAGCAGCCCAAGGACCACCGGCCAGATCAGCCAACGCAGTGCTCGCCGCATGCGCTACCTCGGGCCGCCGGGGCGCCAGTCCACCAGCCAGGAGTCGCCCCGCCACAGTGACCAGCGGCCTGTCCCCGTCAGCAGCAGAGCCAGC contains:
- a CDS encoding flippase-like domain-containing protein; translated protein: MRRALRWLIWPVVLGLLLWAARGVDWAEVGRRLAGIHPWQWLVLLAFNVAIVLAFSGRWWVILRGLGFRPGYLRLSAYRLAGFSISYFTPGSQFGGEPLQIDLLRRKHAVPLAASTASVTLDKALEVVGNATYLAFGLVVLLRLRWLDSHQAVLPAIVAGVLLVAPLGLLLAWWAGRRPLTHLVGLGAARAGARWPAGVRLRAGVQAFETEAAEFCRERPWHLTLAMGFSLLSWIGIVVERWLMLWFLGAAVGPAETIAVVAVGRLALLLPIPGGLGVLEASQIFALQALGFEAALGISLGLLIRVRDLMFGGLGLLLGAAWTRQGLGD